The Janthinobacterium lividum genome has a window encoding:
- a CDS encoding exo-alpha-sialidase, whose amino-acid sequence MTAVPQRAYLGTRKGLFQFDVDAAGAWQLALVQFAGDPVSMLLHDGRDGTLYAALNLGHFGAKLHRLDAGASAWQEVAVPAYPAKPEDSTDTVDWTLRQIWALAAGGADQPGVLWAGTLPGGLFRSSDRGDSWQLVESLWNVPQRAQWFGGGYDVPGIHSICVDPRDSRKVLLGVSCGGVWQTSDGGASWALSATGMRADYMPPELDENEAVQDPHRIVRSAGTPEALWCQHHNGIWRSHDAGWHWQEVSTAPLSHFGFAVAVHPRDGDTAWFVPAQADVLRIPIDGALAVTRTRDGGKTFEVLRAGLPQQHCYDLIYRHGLALADDGRSLLMASTTGGAWYSSDEGEHWQSLSAHLPPVYAVCFATP is encoded by the coding sequence ATGACAGCAGTCCCGCAGCGCGCGTATCTCGGCACTCGCAAGGGCTTGTTCCAGTTCGATGTCGATGCGGCCGGCGCCTGGCAGCTGGCGCTGGTGCAGTTTGCCGGCGATCCCGTCTCCATGCTGCTGCACGACGGCCGCGACGGCACCCTGTACGCGGCCCTGAACCTAGGCCATTTCGGCGCCAAATTGCACCGCCTCGACGCAGGCGCCAGCGCGTGGCAGGAAGTTGCCGTGCCCGCCTATCCCGCCAAGCCGGAAGACAGCACCGACACGGTGGACTGGACCTTGCGGCAGATCTGGGCGCTGGCGGCCGGCGGTGCGGACCAGCCTGGCGTCTTGTGGGCGGGCACCCTGCCTGGCGGCCTGTTCCGCTCAAGCGACCGTGGGGACAGCTGGCAACTGGTGGAATCCTTGTGGAACGTGCCGCAGCGGGCGCAGTGGTTTGGCGGCGGCTACGACGTGCCCGGCATCCACAGCATTTGCGTCGACCCGCGCGACAGCCGCAAGGTGTTGCTCGGCGTGTCCTGCGGCGGCGTCTGGCAGACGAGCGATGGCGGCGCCAGTTGGGCCTTGAGCGCGACGGGCATGCGCGCCGATTACATGCCACCCGAACTCGATGAAAACGAAGCCGTGCAAGACCCGCACCGCATCGTGCGCAGCGCCGGCACGCCGGAGGCGCTGTGGTGCCAGCACCATAACGGCATCTGGCGTTCGCACGATGCGGGCTGGCACTGGCAGGAAGTGAGCACGGCGCCGTTGTCGCATTTCGGCTTTGCCGTGGCCGTGCATCCGCGCGATGGCGACACAGCCTGGTTCGTGCCGGCGCAGGCGGACGTGTTGCGCATTCCCATCGACGGCGCGCTGGCTGTGACGCGCACGCGCGATGGCGGAAAAACGTTTGAGGTGTTGCGCGCGGGATTGCCGCAGCAGCATTGCTACGACCTTATCTACCGCCACGGGCTGGCGCTGGCCGATGATGGGCGCAGTTTATTGATGGCGTCGACGACTGGCGGGGCCTGGTATTCCAGCGACGAGGGCGAGCATTGGCAGTCGCTGTCCGCCCACTTGCCGCCCGTTTATGCCGTCTGTTTTGCCACGCCGTAG
- a CDS encoding 2Fe-2S iron-sulfur cluster-binding protein, whose protein sequence is MRSFTITIVPQGWQFPADAGTTLLAAAELAGIRLLSSCRNGTCRTCICHMPEGQVRYTVDWPGISPDERLDGYILPCVAVAESDITVQARAVRTVA, encoded by the coding sequence ATGCGCTCCTTTACCATCACCATCGTTCCGCAAGGCTGGCAATTCCCGGCCGACGCGGGTACGACTCTCCTGGCCGCCGCCGAGCTGGCCGGTATCCGCCTGCTCAGTTCTTGCCGCAACGGCACTTGCCGCACGTGCATCTGCCACATGCCAGAAGGGCAAGTGCGCTACACGGTGGACTGGCCCGGCATCAGCCCCGATGAGCGGCTCGACGGCTACATCCTGCCATGCGTGGCCGTGGCGGAAAGCGATATCACGGTGCAGGCGCGCGCCGTGCGTACGGTCGCCTGA
- a CDS encoding MBL fold metallo-hydrolase, whose translation MSSCTLRAAPAAPASSSTLSPQRHEGKFRNPVQMHKLGTAATLKLMWTFFFDKPDSTVPAAAVPVQALTQAQLLAAPDNSLFRLGHSTLLLKLNNEFFLTDPVFSERASPVQWAGPKRFHQPPISIADLPPIKAVILSHDHYDHLDHAAVLQLAAKTEHFVAPLGVGDTLVEWGVPKEKVQQFDWWQGTTIAGVKLVATPSQHFSGRGLFDGNQTLWASWVIDAPDVRVFFSGDSGYFDGFKQIGDKYGPFDVTMIETGAYDKLWPDVHMQPEQTLQAHLDLRGKWLMPVHNGTFDLGLHAWHEPFDRITGLAAKQGVNLATPQMGEAVDLAQPKKGEKWWLAMLEEEMVK comes from the coding sequence ATGAGTTCTTGCACCTTGCGCGCTGCACCTGCCGCGCCCGCTTCTTCCTCAACCTTGTCACCACAACGCCACGAAGGCAAGTTCCGCAATCCCGTGCAGATGCACAAGCTGGGCACGGCAGCAACGCTCAAGCTGATGTGGACATTTTTCTTTGATAAACCGGACAGCACGGTGCCGGCTGCGGCTGTGCCCGTGCAAGCGCTGACCCAGGCGCAACTGCTGGCCGCGCCTGACAACAGCCTGTTTCGTCTCGGCCACTCGACCCTGCTGCTGAAACTCAACAACGAGTTCTTCCTCACCGACCCCGTGTTTTCCGAGCGCGCCTCGCCCGTGCAGTGGGCAGGACCGAAGCGGTTTCACCAGCCGCCCATCAGCATCGCCGACTTGCCGCCGATCAAGGCCGTGATCCTGTCGCATGACCATTATGACCACCTCGACCATGCCGCCGTGCTGCAACTGGCCGCCAAGACCGAACACTTCGTCGCGCCGCTGGGCGTGGGCGATACCCTGGTCGAATGGGGCGTGCCGAAGGAGAAGGTGCAGCAATTCGATTGGTGGCAAGGCACCACGATTGCTGGCGTGAAACTCGTCGCCACGCCGTCCCAGCATTTCTCCGGGCGCGGCTTGTTTGATGGCAATCAAACCTTGTGGGCTTCGTGGGTCATCGATGCACCGGACGTGCGCGTGTTTTTCAGCGGCGACTCCGGCTATTTCGACGGTTTCAAGCAGATCGGCGACAAGTACGGTCCCTTCGACGTGACCATGATCGAGACGGGTGCGTATGACAAGTTATGGCCGGACGTACACATGCAGCCGGAACAGACCCTGCAAGCCCACCTGGACTTGCGCGGCAAGTGGCTGATGCCCGTGCATAACGGCACCTTTGACCTGGGTTTGCACGCCTGGCATGAACCGTTCGATCGCATCACGGGGCTGGCGGCAAAGCAGGGAGTGAACCTGGCCACGCCGCAAATGGGCGAGGCGGTTGACCTGGCGCAGCCGAAGAAGGGCGAGAAATGGTGGCTGGCGATGCTGGAAGAGGAGATGGTGAAGTAA
- a CDS encoding LacI family DNA-binding transcriptional regulator, with protein MPAAVPSPLPTETVSISAVAAHAGVSVATVSRVMNEQAGVRAPTRDKVLASVAALGYRMNHLARSLRTAESRMLLTMVPDVGNPFYAQIVRGIDTVAREHGYFVLLCDTGADAGRERSYFDLLRMHRADGAICLDPDTVQHALSHESVSLPWVACCEFDPAVAVPYVGIDNHRAASDAVAHLLSRGHTRIGLINSDERYLYARQRQQGYLHTLAAAGLPVHPQWVHTVQSLDYEAGTAATLRMMAGPDAPTAIFAVSDTLAIGVLSALRQLKKRVPEDVAVIGFDDIAIAAQIDPGLTTIAQPMRELGETAARLLLQRLADPAARVPGVLLNHNLVLRGSA; from the coding sequence ATGCCCGCAGCCGTTCCATCACCTTTGCCCACAGAAACCGTCTCCATCAGCGCAGTTGCCGCGCATGCGGGGGTGTCGGTGGCTACCGTCTCGCGCGTGATGAACGAGCAGGCCGGCGTGCGGGCGCCCACGCGCGACAAGGTGCTCGCTTCCGTGGCCGCGCTCGGCTACCGCATGAACCATCTGGCGCGCAGCTTGCGCACGGCCGAGAGCCGCATGCTGCTCACCATGGTGCCCGACGTGGGCAACCCCTTCTATGCGCAGATCGTGCGCGGCATCGATACGGTGGCGCGCGAGCACGGCTATTTCGTGCTGCTGTGCGACACGGGCGCCGACGCGGGCCGCGAGCGCTCCTACTTCGACTTGCTGCGCATGCACCGCGCCGATGGCGCCATCTGCCTGGACCCGGACACGGTGCAGCATGCCTTGTCGCATGAATCCGTCAGCCTGCCATGGGTGGCTTGCTGCGAATTCGACCCCGCCGTGGCCGTGCCCTATGTCGGCATTGATAACCACCGGGCCGCCTCCGACGCCGTCGCGCACTTGCTGTCGCGCGGCCATACGCGCATCGGCCTGATCAATTCCGATGAACGCTATCTGTACGCGCGGCAACGCCAGCAAGGCTATCTGCACACCCTGGCCGCCGCCGGCCTGCCCGTGCATCCGCAGTGGGTGCATACGGTGCAAAGCCTCGATTACGAAGCGGGCACGGCCGCCACTTTGCGGATGATGGCGGGACCGGATGCGCCCACGGCCATCTTTGCCGTGTCCGACACCCTGGCCATCGGTGTGCTGAGCGCGCTGCGCCAGTTGAAAAAACGCGTGCCCGAGGATGTGGCCGTCATTGGCTTCGACGATATCGCCATCGCCGCGCAGATCGATCCCGGTCTCACCACCATCGCGCAGCCGATGCGCGAGCTGGGCGAGACGGCGGCGCGCTTGCTGCTGCAGCGGCTGGCGGATCCTGCAGCACGGGTACCTGGGGTGTTACTCAACCATAACTTGGTCTTGCGAGGGAGTGCATAG
- a CDS encoding substrate-binding domain-containing protein: MAVLVMQAWALPSAQAAEKLVVGVAIPTATHSFTSGIVWWANQAKAELEKAHPGLKIIVKTAATAPEQANQLQDMLTVNKINTLVIFPIESASLTQPVAQVKNKGVYVTVVDRGLTNTQSQDAYIAGDNTAFGKLPAEYLAKSLNGKGNIVVLRGMPTTLDNERYDAFSAVMKGHPEIKVLDAKYGNWNRDDAFKVMQDYLTRFKHIDAVWAADDDMAIGVQKAIAQAKRTDIKQVFGGAGAKGAVKKIMDGSDPLIVADVSYSPKFMYDAIKLTTEARLKGDKLPANTIIPSVLITRENAKQFYFPNSPF, translated from the coding sequence ATGGCAGTGCTGGTGATGCAGGCGTGGGCCTTGCCAAGCGCGCAGGCGGCGGAAAAGCTGGTCGTCGGCGTGGCCATACCCACGGCCACGCACAGTTTCACGTCGGGCATCGTGTGGTGGGCCAATCAGGCCAAGGCGGAGCTGGAAAAAGCCCATCCGGGCCTGAAAATCATCGTCAAGACGGCCGCCACGGCACCCGAGCAGGCGAACCAGTTGCAGGACATGTTGACGGTGAACAAGATCAACACCCTGGTGATCTTCCCCATCGAATCCGCCTCGCTGACGCAACCCGTGGCGCAAGTCAAAAACAAGGGCGTGTATGTGACGGTGGTCGACCGCGGCTTGACGAACACGCAGTCGCAGGATGCGTACATTGCCGGCGACAACACGGCCTTCGGTAAGCTGCCGGCCGAGTATCTGGCGAAAAGTTTAAACGGCAAGGGCAATATCGTCGTGCTGCGCGGCATGCCAACCACCCTCGACAACGAGCGCTACGATGCGTTTTCTGCCGTGATGAAGGGCCATCCCGAGATCAAGGTGCTGGACGCCAAGTACGGCAACTGGAACCGCGACGATGCCTTCAAGGTCATGCAGGATTACCTGACCCGCTTCAAGCATATCGACGCCGTCTGGGCCGCCGATGACGACATGGCCATCGGCGTGCAAAAGGCCATCGCGCAAGCCAAGCGCACGGACATCAAGCAAGTGTTCGGCGGCGCGGGCGCGAAGGGCGCGGTGAAAAAGATCATGGACGGTTCCGATCCGCTGATCGTGGCCGACGTGTCGTACTCGCCGAAATTCATGTACGACGCCATCAAGCTGACGACGGAAGCGCGCCTGAAAGGTGATAAATTGCCGGCCAACACGATCATCCCGTCGGTGCTGATCACGCGCGAGAACGCCAAGCAGTTTTACTTTCCGAACTCGCCTTTTTAA
- a CDS encoding substrate-binding domain-containing protein, which produces MNLKSLAIALGMSKTTVSRALNGYPEVNSRTREIVLAAAKKVGYRPNPLARSLAVGRTNVLGMIYPLLPSDLGDSVFLSVVNGMSDAVEASKMSLIIAPVSPQNEQPSYETMVRGRQVDGLVVGRTKVVDERIAYLTKVGFPFVANGRTRIDAPYAYFDYDNDTGIDLAVSFLAAHGHQRIALLSAPLDLHFAYERKESFIRCMAQAGLPLDPHYLLDNTFDRRSGYQAMQQLLACSPRPTAVIVDNHLSGVGVVRALMDAGIEIGKEVSVIVWGNVEDTLIGINVTTIDQPDLRRAGAKMVEMLQSLLAGTPPERLQEIWQPVLLPGATVGRCPE; this is translated from the coding sequence ATGAATCTCAAGAGCCTCGCAATTGCCCTCGGCATGTCGAAAACGACAGTCAGCAGGGCGTTGAACGGCTATCCGGAAGTCAATTCCCGCACCCGTGAAATCGTCCTTGCCGCCGCCAAGAAAGTCGGCTACCGGCCCAACCCGCTGGCGCGCAGCCTGGCCGTTGGCCGCACCAATGTGCTGGGCATGATCTATCCCCTGCTGCCCAGCGACCTGGGTGATAGCGTCTTTCTTTCCGTGGTCAATGGCATGTCCGACGCCGTCGAAGCGTCGAAGATGAGTTTGATCATTGCCCCCGTGTCGCCGCAGAATGAACAGCCCTCATATGAAACCATGGTGCGCGGGCGCCAGGTCGATGGCCTCGTAGTGGGCCGCACCAAGGTGGTCGATGAACGCATCGCCTACCTGACGAAGGTGGGCTTTCCCTTTGTCGCGAATGGCCGCACGCGCATCGACGCGCCGTATGCGTATTTTGACTACGACAACGATACGGGCATCGACCTGGCCGTGTCTTTCCTGGCGGCGCATGGCCACCAGCGCATCGCCCTGCTGAGCGCGCCGCTGGATTTGCATTTTGCCTACGAGCGCAAGGAAAGCTTTATCCGCTGCATGGCGCAGGCGGGTTTGCCGCTGGATCCCCACTATTTGCTCGACAATACCTTCGACCGCCGCAGCGGCTACCAGGCCATGCAGCAATTGCTGGCCTGCTCGCCGCGTCCCACGGCCGTCATCGTCGATAATCATCTGTCCGGCGTGGGCGTGGTGCGCGCGCTGATGGATGCGGGCATCGAGATCGGCAAGGAGGTCTCCGTCATCGTCTGGGGCAATGTGGAAGACACCTTGATCGGCATCAATGTCACCACCATCGACCAGCCCGACCTGCGTCGCGCCGGCGCCAAGATGGTCGAAATGCTGCAATCCCTGCTGGCGGGCACGCCGCCGGAACGGCTGCAGGAAATCTGGCAACCGGTGCTGTTGCCGGGAGCGACGGTGGGACGCTGCCCTGAATGA
- a CDS encoding sugar phosphate isomerase/epimerase, with protein MKTIQGPAIFLAQFLGDEPPFDSLEHLAQWAAGLGYKGLQLPTAPRLFDLEQAAANQQYCDDVVALLARHGLQVTELSTHLQGQLIAVHPAYDALFDGFAPEHVRGDPAARTAWATQQLLWAATASQRLGLHAHVTFSGALAWPYLYPWPQRPAGLVETAFAELAKRWLPILDAFDSAGVDLCYELHPGEDLHDGVTFERFLAAVNDHPRASILYDPSHFVLQQLDYLAFIDIYHARIKAFHVKDAEFRPNGRQGVYGGYGDWQDRAGRFRSLGDGQIDFKAIFSKMAQYDFPGWAVLEWECCLKHPEDGAAEGARFIREHIIHVAEHAFDDFAGSAVDQDQIHHLLGLK; from the coding sequence ATGAAAACCATCCAGGGCCCGGCCATTTTCCTGGCCCAGTTTCTCGGCGATGAACCGCCGTTCGATTCGCTCGAGCACCTGGCGCAATGGGCGGCCGGCCTGGGTTACAAGGGCTTGCAACTGCCCACGGCGCCGCGCTTGTTCGACCTGGAGCAGGCGGCTGCCAACCAGCAATATTGCGACGATGTGGTGGCCTTGCTGGCGCGCCACGGCTTGCAGGTGACGGAACTGTCGACGCATTTGCAGGGCCAGCTGATCGCCGTGCATCCCGCCTACGACGCGCTGTTCGATGGCTTTGCGCCCGAACACGTGCGTGGCGATCCCGCTGCCCGCACGGCCTGGGCCACGCAGCAATTGCTGTGGGCGGCCACCGCTTCGCAGCGCCTGGGTTTGCACGCGCACGTGACGTTTTCCGGTGCGCTGGCCTGGCCCTACCTGTACCCGTGGCCGCAGCGTCCCGCCGGCCTGGTGGAAACGGCATTCGCGGAACTGGCCAAACGCTGGCTGCCCATCCTCGATGCGTTCGACTCTGCCGGCGTGGACCTTTGCTATGAATTGCATCCGGGCGAGGACTTGCACGACGGCGTGACGTTCGAGCGCTTCCTGGCCGCAGTCAATGATCACCCGCGCGCATCGATTTTGTACGACCCCAGCCACTTCGTGCTGCAGCAGCTCGATTACTTGGCTTTCATCGACATTTATCACGCGCGCATCAAGGCTTTCCATGTAAAAGACGCGGAATTCCGGCCCAACGGGCGCCAGGGCGTGTATGGCGGCTATGGCGACTGGCAAGACCGCGCCGGGCGCTTCCGCTCGCTGGGCGACGGGCAGATCGATTTCAAGGCGATCTTTTCCAAGATGGCGCAATACGACTTCCCGGGCTGGGCCGTGCTGGAGTGGGAATGCTGTTTGAAACATCCCGAGGACGGGGCGGCCGAAGGGGCGCGCTTCATCCGCGAGCACATCATCCACGTGGCCGAGCACGCGTTCGACGATTTTGCGGGCAGTGCGGTTGACCAGGATCAAATTCATCACTTGCTTGGCTTGAAATAA
- a CDS encoding caspase family protein, which yields MQRLIPLFLSLFFLLGSNVAHAAVPASVQAAPGKRIALVIGNAAYPQPLLNPVNDARAMAERLRRLGFEVLLRTDINAAQLQKASAEFSTQARGADIALVFYAGHGAQAGEANYVLPLGANMNALSAAAIAAQGVSVSSLAGDLQRTGARGAVLILDACRQEYTRGGAVVVPGGGNAASHGFADTQAPRGVVIAYSAGPGALARDFWSPDSRNSPYTSALLDALDAPGLPMGDVFSQVAARVAAMTHDVQKPRVSFGETSARLVLNMGSGKGVSQPAPGVLASGNNGMRAPSRRQRQRRRRPPHRERKCGPVTCCKTSTMKSACRSRRGRFPASSWKSARAVATWWR from the coding sequence ATGCAACGCCTGATTCCCCTGTTCTTGAGCCTGTTCTTTTTGCTGGGCAGCAACGTAGCGCACGCCGCCGTGCCAGCGTCTGTGCAAGCTGCTCCCGGCAAGCGCATCGCCCTGGTGATCGGCAATGCGGCGTATCCGCAGCCGCTATTGAATCCCGTCAACGATGCGCGCGCCATGGCCGAACGCCTGCGCCGCCTGGGTTTTGAGGTGCTGTTGCGCACGGACATCAACGCGGCGCAGCTGCAAAAGGCCTCGGCCGAGTTTTCCACGCAGGCGCGGGGCGCCGATATCGCCCTCGTGTTTTACGCGGGCCACGGCGCGCAGGCGGGCGAAGCCAATTATGTGTTGCCGCTGGGCGCCAACATGAATGCGCTGAGCGCTGCCGCGATTGCCGCGCAGGGCGTCTCCGTTTCCAGCCTGGCGGGCGATTTGCAGCGTACGGGCGCGCGCGGCGCCGTGCTGATCCTCGACGCTTGCCGCCAGGAATATACGCGCGGTGGCGCCGTGGTGGTGCCCGGCGGCGGCAATGCGGCCAGCCACGGCTTTGCCGATACGCAAGCGCCACGCGGCGTGGTGATCGCCTATTCGGCGGGACCGGGCGCCCTGGCGCGCGATTTCTGGTCGCCCGATTCGCGCAACAGCCCCTACACGAGCGCCCTGCTCGACGCGCTCGATGCCCCGGGCTTGCCCATGGGCGACGTGTTTTCGCAAGTGGCGGCAAGAGTGGCCGCCATGACGCACGATGTGCAAAAGCCCCGCGTATCGTTTGGCGAAACGTCGGCGCGGCTGGTGCTGAACATGGGCAGCGGCAAGGGCGTCAGCCAGCCGGCGCCGGGCGTACTGGCATCGGGCAACAACGGCATGCGTGCCCCCTCCCGGCGCCAGCGCCAGCGACGCCGCCGGCCGCCGCACCGGGAGCGAAAGTGTGGCCCGGTAACGTGCTGCAAGACATCAACTATGAAATCCGCATGCAGATCGCGGCGCGGCCGTTTCCCCGCCAGCAGCTGGAAAAGCGCGCGCGCAGTGGCGACCTGGTGGCGCTGA
- a CDS encoding TetR/AcrR family transcriptional regulator: protein MAAPQRLTDRKRVAIVDAAIAEFREHGFDATSMDRIAATAAVSKRTVYNHFPSKDELFAEILQRMWESSMAQPAVPYVADQPLRPQVLALVEQKMDLLCDPAFIDLARVIFGETIHSPERAQAMVARLNEKETGLNIWIRAAQQDGRIKAGETLEVAHLLMSPLKTFAFWPQITLGEPLLGPARRREVTELAVDIFLCYYGVAKQTA, encoded by the coding sequence ATGGCCGCACCGCAACGCCTCACCGACCGCAAGCGCGTCGCCATCGTCGATGCCGCTATCGCCGAGTTCCGCGAGCACGGTTTTGATGCGACCAGCATGGACAGGATCGCTGCCACGGCCGCCGTTTCCAAGCGCACCGTGTACAACCATTTCCCCAGCAAAGACGAGTTATTCGCGGAAATCCTGCAGCGCATGTGGGAAAGCAGCATGGCCCAGCCTGCCGTACCCTATGTGGCCGACCAGCCGCTGCGCCCGCAAGTGCTGGCCCTGGTCGAGCAGAAAATGGACTTGCTGTGCGACCCGGCCTTCATCGACCTGGCGCGCGTGATCTTTGGCGAAACCATCCACTCGCCCGAGCGCGCGCAAGCCATGGTGGCGCGCCTGAATGAAAAGGAAACGGGCCTGAATATCTGGATCCGTGCGGCGCAGCAAGATGGGCGCATCAAGGCGGGCGAGACGCTGGAAGTGGCGCACCTGCTGATGTCGCCTCTGAAAACCTTTGCCTTCTGGCCGCAGATCACCCTCGGTGAGCCTCTGCTGGGCCCGGCACGCCGACGCGAAGTGACGGAACTGGCCGTCGATATCTTCCTGTGCTACTACGGCGTGGCAAAACAGACGGCATAA
- a CDS encoding glycerophosphodiester phosphodiesterase family protein → MAITRNKNKAAALAVLLSTFCTFVQADCLGMKVHAHRGAGNAPENSLSALRNTYFGTWDGVETDLQLLGDGSWVVHHDLLTGRVVDTGTPRTVKQLTADDWRAASMKNRGVATPETPPFVSDVADLATAFPAKTLNAEIKDVVASCAPINTLVTQLRANIKHGNWFLTSGVPNNLACARRADPQGYLGLLVFDARNAQAAGANRVSRYIAKNARPPKLDKPWLQRVQQQIGMPTGVHVDARSLDANPNLLGDAASLNMPVFVYAVDGDSALAASLLRAQQRSHRWPSGVILDGNPETFCAMMK, encoded by the coding sequence ATGGCTATCACGCGCAACAAAAATAAGGCGGCCGCACTGGCCGTGCTGCTCAGCACGTTCTGCACGTTTGTACAGGCCGACTGCCTGGGCATGAAGGTGCACGCCCACCGCGGCGCCGGCAATGCGCCGGAAAACTCGCTGAGCGCGCTGCGCAACACGTATTTCGGCACCTGGGACGGCGTCGAGACGGATTTGCAACTGCTGGGCGACGGCAGTTGGGTGGTGCACCACGATCTGCTGACGGGGAGAGTCGTCGACACGGGAACGCCCCGCACTGTGAAACAACTGACGGCCGACGACTGGCGCGCCGCCAGCATGAAGAACCGTGGCGTGGCTACGCCGGAAACGCCGCCCTTTGTCAGCGATGTCGCCGACCTGGCGACGGCATTCCCGGCCAAGACCCTGAATGCGGAAATCAAGGATGTCGTGGCGTCGTGCGCGCCCATCAACACCCTGGTGACGCAGTTGCGCGCGAACATCAAGCATGGCAACTGGTTCTTGACCTCGGGCGTGCCGAACAACCTGGCGTGCGCGCGCCGCGCCGACCCGCAGGGTTACCTGGGCCTGCTCGTGTTTGACGCGCGCAATGCGCAGGCGGCCGGGGCCAACCGGGTCAGCCGCTATATCGCGAAAAATGCCCGTCCGCCCAAGCTCGACAAGCCGTGGCTGCAGCGCGTGCAGCAGCAGATCGGCATGCCCACTGGCGTGCATGTGGATGCGCGCAGCCTGGACGCCAATCCGAATTTGCTGGGCGACGCAGCCAGCTTGAACATGCCCGTCTTCGTCTACGCTGTCGATGGCGATTCGGCCCTGGCCGCGTCCTTGCTGCGCGCCCAGCAGCGCAGCCACCGCTGGCCCAGCGGCGTTATTCTTGACGGCAATCCCGAAACGTTTTGCGCGATGATGAAGTAA
- a CDS encoding MoaD/ThiS family protein: MAHLHFTQQLARFLDVPTVEVAAPRLRAALDAAFAQQPRLRAYVLDEQGALRPNVVIFIDGARCRERRVLDDVLRPDSQVYILQALSGG, translated from the coding sequence ATGGCGCATCTGCATTTTACGCAACAACTGGCACGCTTCCTTGACGTCCCCACGGTGGAGGTGGCTGCGCCACGCCTGCGCGCCGCCCTCGATGCCGCGTTTGCGCAACAGCCGCGCCTGCGTGCTTACGTGCTCGATGAGCAGGGCGCGTTGCGCCCCAACGTCGTGATCTTCATCGACGGCGCCCGCTGCCGCGAGCGGCGCGTGCTGGACGACGTCTTGCGGCCTGACAGCCAGGTGTATATCTTGCAGGCACTTTCAGGAGGTTGA
- a CDS encoding Gfo/Idh/MocA family oxidoreductase, protein MQRRLRLGMVGGGQGAFIGAVHRIAARIDDQYELVAGALSSDPERARESGAALHLAPERCYSDYRAMAQMEAARADGIEAVAIVTPNHLHAPVATAFLEAGIHVICDKPLGISLAEGQALAALAQRKNLLFALTHTYSGYPLLRHAKALVEAGEIGELRLVQVEYSQDWLADAIAAGGMNEGNWHNDPHKAGPGGTLLDVGLHAYHLAQFVSGLTPYSVLAELSTFVPNRTLDDHVQVMLRYANGAKGTLWASQVATGCENTVRLRLFGSKAQLDFDQEQPNALWLTPQGGNRQLLRPGRVDSAAARHATRVPAGHPEGYLEAFAQLYLDAALRIRALQSGLPVPREASWLPTVTDGVAGLAFAEAVLRSHADGASWTTLAS, encoded by the coding sequence ATGCAGCGACGCTTACGGCTGGGCATGGTAGGGGGCGGGCAGGGTGCATTTATTGGCGCAGTGCACCGCATCGCGGCACGCATCGATGACCAGTATGAACTGGTGGCGGGCGCCCTGTCGTCCGACCCGGAGCGTGCGCGCGAGAGCGGCGCCGCGCTGCATCTGGCGCCCGAGCGCTGCTACAGCGATTACCGCGCGATGGCGCAGATGGAGGCCGCGCGCGCGGACGGCATCGAGGCGGTGGCCATCGTCACGCCGAATCACTTGCATGCGCCCGTCGCCACGGCGTTCCTGGAAGCGGGCATCCACGTGATTTGCGACAAGCCGCTGGGCATCTCTCTGGCGGAAGGCCAGGCGCTGGCGGCGCTGGCGCAACGCAAGAATCTGCTGTTTGCGCTCACGCATACCTATAGCGGCTACCCGCTGCTGCGCCACGCGAAAGCCTTGGTCGAAGCGGGCGAGATCGGCGAGCTGCGCCTCGTGCAAGTCGAGTATTCGCAGGATTGGCTGGCCGACGCGATCGCGGCTGGCGGCATGAACGAGGGTAACTGGCATAACGATCCGCACAAGGCCGGTCCCGGCGGCACCCTGCTCGACGTGGGCTTGCACGCCTACCACCTGGCGCAGTTCGTCAGCGGCTTGACGCCGTACTCTGTGCTGGCGGAATTATCGACCTTTGTTCCCAACCGCACGCTGGACGACCACGTGCAGGTGATGCTGCGCTACGCCAACGGGGCGAAAGGGACGCTGTGGGCCAGCCAGGTGGCGACGGGTTGCGAAAACACGGTACGCCTGCGCTTGTTTGGCAGCAAGGCGCAGCTGGACTTTGACCAGGAACAACCGAATGCACTGTGGCTCACGCCGCAGGGCGGCAACCGCCAGCTGCTGCGTCCGGGCCGGGTCGACAGCGCTGCGGCGCGCCATGCCACGCGCGTGCCGGCCGGCCATCCGGAAGGCTATCTGGAAGCGTTCGCCCAGCTGTACCTGGATGCGGCTTTGCGCATTCGCGCGTTGCAATCGGGTTTGCCCGTGCCCAGGGAAGCCAGCTGGTTGCCGACTGTCACCGATGGCGTGGCGGGCCTGGCCTTTGCCGAAGCCGTATTGCGCAGCCATGCGGATGGCGCGAGCTGGACGACCTTGGCAAGCTGA